The DNA window TAATTTCTTTATTGCACAGTACATCAGGATTTGGAGTTTTTCCATTTTTATATTCTTTTAAAAAATTTTTAAAAACATTCTCCCAATATTCTGCAGAAAAATTAATTATTTTTATTTTAATACCAATTGTTTTACAAACTGATTTAGCATCTTCAAAATCAATGAAAGAAGAACAATTTTCCTCGTGATTATCATCTTCTTCCCAGTTTTTCATAAATAATCCTTCTACATGATATCCCTGTTTTTTTAACAAGTATGCAGTAACAGATGAATCTACACCACCTGACATAGCAACGATTACTTTTTTTTTGTTCATTCAAGATAGTTTTTTTTAAATTTTAATTTGATAAAAATTTTTTTTAAATATTTAATAAATTACTATTTTTAATAGCATGAATAATGTATGTTTTTATATAAAAAATTCATTTAAAACTAAAAAATCTATTATATAATAGTTTGTATTTCTAAATTGCTCATAATATAACAACAACATGGTAAAATTTCTCCTTTTTTTAAAAAAGCTAAAGGTTTTTTATAATATATAATTTTACCTTTTAATAATCGCATTCTACAAGACCCACAATAGCCTTGACGACATTGAAATTCAATTTCTATATTATTTTTTTCTAAAATATTTAATAAATTTAAATATATATGAATTTTTTTTAGTTTTATTCTAGATGTATTTAAAACTATATTAAAATCGGACATTTTATAATTTAAAACTTTTAAAATCATCTTTTTTAATTGAAGAATCTATTTGTCCTACTAAATAAGAACTCACTTCTACTTCTTGAGGAGCCATTTGCACGTTATCTGAAACTAACCATGTGTTAATCCAAGGAATTGGATTAGATCTTGTTTTAAACGGTAATTTTAAACCTATTGCATTCATACGAATGTTTGTGACATATTCAATATATTCAGAAAGAATATCATTATTTAGTCCTATCATTGATCCATCATAAAATAAATATTTTGCCCATTCTTTTTCTTGCATCGCTACATCTTTAAAAAGATCAAAGCATTCTTGTTCCGATTCTTTTGATATTTTTTTCATTTCTAAATCGTCTTCACCATTTCTCATTAAATTTAAAATGTGTTGTGTGCTAGTTAAGTGTAATGCTTCATCACGTGCTATTAGACGAATAATTTTTGCGTTACCTTCCATCAACCCTCTTTCTGCAAAAGCAAAAGAACAAGCAAAGCTTACATAAAAACGGATAGCTTCTAAAGCATTTACGCTAATTAAACAAAGATATAACTGTTTTTTTAAGGCATACAGATCAACATTAATTATTTTATCATTAATTTTATGTTTGCCTTGTCCTAAAAGATTCCAATAGCTTATCATTTGAATAAGCTTGTCATAATATGAAGCAATATTTTTTGCACGTTCAACAATATGTTGGTTATCTACGATATCTTCAAATACTATTGATGGATCTCTGACAATATTTCGAATAATATGCGTATAAGAACGAGAATGAATCGTTTCAGAAAAAGACCAAGTTTCTATCCATGTTTCTAATTCTGGAAGTGAAACGATAGGTAAAAAAGCTACATTTGGACTACGTCCTTGAATAGAGTCTAATAATGTTTGATATTTTAAATTACTAATAAATATATGTTTTTCATGATCAGGCAAATTTTTATAATCTATTCTATCGTGAGAAACATCTATTTCTTCTGGACGCCAAAAAAATGATAGTTGTTTTTCAATAAGATTTTCAAAAACATGATATTTTTGTTGATCAAAACGTGCAATATTTACAGGTTGCCCAAAAAACATTGGTTCTATTAATTGATTATTTTTTTTTTGTGAAAAAGTAGTATATAACATATTATAATCCATAAATTAAAATAAATTAGCACTTAAAAAAAAACATAAATTTAAATTTTGCAAGCTCCATCTCTACAACCTTCTTCTTGAAAAAAAAGTACCATTTCTTCTTGCATATCTTTTGCACCATCTCTAGTATTCTGATAGTACAAAGTTTTTATCCCTAATTTATAAGCTGTTAATAAATCTTGCATAAGTTTTTTCATCGGAATTTTTCCATTAGCAAATTTTGATGGATCGTAATTAGTGTTTGATGAAATTGATTGATCAATAAATTTTTGCATTATGCCTACTAACTGAAAATATCCTTTATTTGAAGGAATATCCCATAGTAGCTCATATTTATTTTTTAATAGCTCATATTCTGGCACTATTTGACGAAGAATCCCATCTTTTGACGCTTTAATACTAATATATCCTCTAGGAGGTTCAATTCCATTAGTAGCATTAGAAATTTGTGATGATGTTTCTGATGGCATTAAAGCAGATAATGTTGAGTTTCTTAAACCATGTATTTTTATTTTTTTTGATAAGTCTTCCCAATCGTAATGTAATGGTTCATTACAAATTTCATCTAACGATTTTTTATAAGTATGCACAGGCAGAATACCTTTTGCATAATTAGTTTCATTAAAATATGGACATGAACCAAGCTCTTTAGCTAATTCATTTGATGCTTTTAATAAATAGTATTGCATTGCTTCAAAAGTTTTATGTATTAAATTATTAGCACTTCCATCTGAATAACGTACATTATTTTTTGCTAGATAGTAAGCAAAGTTGATTACTCCTATACCCAATGATCGACGCCCCATTGCACTTATTTTTGCAGCAGGAATTAAGTAATCCTGATAATCTAATAAGGCATCAAGTGCACGTACAGAAAGATTTGCTAGTTCTTCAAATTCATTTAAATCTTTAATAGTACCTAAATTAAAAGCAGAAAGAGTACATAACGCTATTTCTCCAGAAGAATCATTAATATGTTTTAATGGTTTTGTAGGTAAAGCTATTTCCATACAGAGATTAGATTGTCTAATAGGAGCAATTTTTGCATTAAAAGGACTATGTGTATTACAGTGATCTACATTTTGTATATAGATTCTACCAGTAGAAGATCTTTCTTGCATAATTAAAGAAAAAAGATCAGTAGATTTAATGTATTTTTTGCGAATATCTTTATTTTTTTCATATTTTATATATAATTTTTCAAATTTTTTTTGATTTGAAAAAAAATATTCGTATAAATTTGGAACATCAGACGGACTGAATAAAGCAATTTTTTTATCTGTTAAAAATCTTTGATACATAAATTTATTAATTTGTATTCCATAATCCATATGACGAACTCTATTATCTTCTATGCCACGATTGTTTTTTAAAACTAATAAATTTTCCACTTCTAAATGCCATATTGGATAAAAAATTGTAGCCGCTCCTCCTCTTACCCCTCCTTGAGAACAAGATTTTACAGCAGATTGAAAATGTTTATAAAATGGAATACATCCTGTATGTGAAGCTTCACCGCCTCTTATAGGACTACCTACAGCACGAATTCTTCCTGCGTTAATGCCAATTCCAGCGCGTTGAGAAATATACTTTACTATAGCGCTAGATGTAGCATTAATAGAATCCAAACTATCATCACATTCAATTAATACACATGAACTAAATTGACGTGTAGGTGTACGAACACCTGACATAATAGGAGTAGGCAGTGATATTTTAAAAGTAGAAGTTGCGTCATAAAAACGTCTAATGTAATCCATTCGTTTATTAGAAGAATATTTAGAAAATAGACATGCTGCAATTAAAATGTATAAAAATTGTGTACTTTCATAGATTGTTCCTGTTACTCTATTTTGTACTAAATATTTACCTTCTAATTGTTTTACCGCAGCATATGAGAAATTCATATCACGCCAATGATCAATAAACTTATCCATTTCATTGAACTCTTTTTCAGTATAATCACTTAATAGGTGTGTGTCATATTTTCCTAAGTGCACCATTCGTACAACTTGATCATAGAGTTTAGGAGGATCAAATTGACCATAAGCTTTCTTTCTAAGATGAAAAATTGTTAATCGTGCAGCCAAATATTGATAATCAGGAGTTTCGCAAGAAATGAGATCAGCAGCAGATTTAATAATAGTTTCATGAATATCAGAAGTTTTAATTCCATTATAAAATTGAATATGTGAACGCAGTTCAACTTGCGAAATAGAAATGTTATTAAGTCCATTAGCAGCCCAATTTAATACTTTATGAATTTTATCTAAATTTATTAATTCTTTTCGACCATCTCTTTTAGTAACGAATAAACTATGATTCATCTCAGATTTAACCTGTTTTTTATTTTCTTAAGATTAAAATATTCCTTTATCTATTTATGTATAATGTATTTATAGTAAAGATTTTTGAGATAAATAATCTATATACGAATCAATGAAGAAATATTTTTATATTTTAAAAATAGTTTTTTTGGATAAAATTATTTAATATTTATTTAAAATAATATGAAATTTAAAAAATATTACATAGTGATTTGTAGAAAAACATTTTTTGTTAAAATGTACATATTATAATTTATATAATATAAATATTATTTAATAATTTTTATTTTTTTATTATATTTTTATGTGATTTTATTAAAAGACTTATAATATTGTTATAAATAAATTTATTATTCTATAGTTACTTATATATTTTATAAAAAACTTAGAAATAATTTATAAAATATTATAGTCTTTTAATATTTGAATTACATTATAGATTTTAAATATATTTTTATAAAATCAATAATTTTTGTTTTAATTAAACGATATTCTTTACATCGTTACTTTTCAATGAAATGTTATATAAACTATTATTATCTTAAATAAATCATTTAAAAACAATTGCGATGAACGTTCGCCAAAAATTATACAATATGGTATTGTATTAAAAATTACATGATTTTGATAACATTTGTTAACCTATATAATATTTTATGACTACATTTGAACAAAAAATAAAACTAATTAGTATTGAAGACGAACTTAAAAACTCTTATCTTGATTATGCTATGTCAGTAATTATAGGACGTGCTTTACCTGATGTAAGAGATGGTCTAAAGCCGGTACATCGTCGAATTCTTTATGCTATGCGTGAATTAGGTAATGATTGGAATAAATCTTATAAAAAATCAGCACGTATTGTAGGAGATGTTATAGGTAAATACCATCCCCATGGCGATTCTGCGGTATATGAATCTATTGTAAGAATGGCACAATCGTTTTCTTTAAGATATCCGTTAATAGATGGTCAAGGAAATTTTGGATCAGTAGATGGTGATCCACCAGCGGCAATGCGTTATACTGAAATTCGTATGAAAAAAATTGCTTCTGAATTTTTATGCGATCTTGAAAAAGATACTGTAAACTTTATAGAAAATTATGATAATACTGAACAATTACCAGAAGTTTTACCAACTAAAATACCTAGTCTTCTAGTCAATGGTTCTTCTGGTATAGCAGTAGGTATGGCAACTAACATTCCTCCTCATAATTTAAAAGAAGTTATTAACGGTTGTCTTGCATACATCAAAAATAAAAATATTAGCATAGAAGAATTGATGAATTTTATATCAGGTCCAGATTTTCCTACAGCAGGAATAATTAACGGAAATCAAGGTATAAAAGATGCTTATAGAACTGGTCGAGGCAAAATATATATTCGAGCACGTAGCAGATTAGAAATCAATCATAAAACAGCTCGTAATACTATTATTGTGTATGAGTTACCTTATCAAGTAAACAAAGCTCGTTTAATAGAAAAAATTGCTGAATTAGTGAAGGAAAAACGTTTAGAAGGTGTTCATTCTCTTAGAGATGAATCCGATAAAGACGGAATGCGAATGATCATTGAATTAAAACGTGATTCTATAGGAGAAATAGTTTTAAATAATCTTTACTCTATGACACAGTTACAAACCTCTTTTGGTATTAATATGGTTGCTTTGCATCAAGGTAAACCTAAAACTATGAACTTAAAAGAAATAATTATAGCTTTTATTGATCATAGAAAAGAAATTGTATTAAGGAGAACTATTTTTGAACTAAATAGATCACGTGATCGTGTACACATTCTTGAAGGATTATTAATAGCTATATTAAATGTTGATAAAATTATTTCAATTATTCGTTTATCTATAGGAACAAAAGAAGCGAAAGAAACTTTAATAAATTATTCATGGTCTTTTAAAAATTTAGGTGAAAACATAAACGCTTTTGGTGAAAATAAATTGTTGTTTGATATTTTTAAAAATAATTTTAGTTCAGCTAACAAAAATGAATATTATTATTTAAGTGAAAAACAAGCGCAATCTATTTTGGAATTGAAACTACAAAAATTAACAGGATTAGAACATCAAAAAATTTTTAAAGAATATAATACGATCGTTGAAAATATATATGCTTTAGAAAAAATTTTAGATAATAAAAATATTTTAATGGAAGTTATTTATCAAGAGTTAAAAGATATAAAAAATAGATTTGGAGATAAACGTCTTACTGAAATTCATAATGCTACATTAAATTTAAATATAGAAGATTTAATTCTTCAAAAAGATGTTATTGTAACTTTATCACATAAAGGATATGTCAAATATCAACCATTAAATGATTATGCAGCACAACATCGAGGAGGAAAAGGAAAATCAGCTGCAAAAACAAAAGAAGAAGATTTTATTGATCGTTTATTAGTTACTAAAACACATGATACTATTCTTTGTTTTAGTAATAGAGGAAGATTGTATTCAATGAAAGTTCATCAATTACCAGAAGCAAATAGATACTCTAGAGGTCGACCTATTGTTAATCTTTTACCATTAGAAAAAAATGAACGTATAACAGCAATTTTACCAATAAATGAATATAAAGAAGAAATTAATATATTTATGGCGTCTGCTAAAGGTACTGTTAAAAAAACAGCTATTTCGGAATTAATTCGCTCTCGTAATGCAGGTATTATTGCAGTAAATTTACGTGAAGATGATGAATTAATTGGTGTCGCTTTTACAAAAGGTACAAATACTATTTTACTTTTTTCTTCTACAGGAAAAGTAGTTTGTTTTAATGAATCATCTGTTAGAACTATGAAAAGAACAGCATCAGGAGTAAGAGGAATAAAATTAGCAAAAGATGATTATGTAGTATCTTTAATTGTATCTAATGAAAAAATACCAGGTACAATTTTAACAGTAACAAAAAAAGGGTATGGAAAACGTACTGAAATAAACAAGTATCCTATTAAATCAAGGGGAACACGAGGCGTAATATCAATTAAAGTTACTCAAAGAAGTGGACCAGTCATAAGTGCTATACAAGTTTTTGAAAATGATCAAATTATGATTATCACTGATACTGGTAAATTAGTAAGAATAAGAGTATCTGAAGTTAGTACTCTTGGGCGAAATACACAGGGAGTCATACTTATCAGAACGTTAAAAGAAGAAAGTGTAGTAGGTCTACAACGTGTTGTTGTTGAGTCAGAAATTTTTTAAAATATTGATATTTAACAAAATTATTTGATAACACGAGATACATAACTTTTAGATCGTGTATCAATTTTCACTGTTTCTCCAATTTCTATAAAAGATGGAACTTTTATACTGGCACCAGTAGAAAGAATTGCATTTTTAGTAGTCGCAGTAGAAGTTTCGCCTTTTATGCTAGGATCTGTTTTGATAATTTTTAATTCAAGAAAATTAGGAGGAGTAATAGAAATTGGAACATTATTCCATAATGTAATTATATATTCTACTTGATTTTTTAACCATTGATAATTATCTCCTATTATTTTTTGTTCGACTGATAATTGGTCGAAATTATTATTGTTCATGAAATAATAAAGTTCGCCTTCTTGATAAAGATATATAAGAGTGCAGTCAAAAATATCAGCAGTATTTATTAGTTCAGTTGATCTAAATGTTTTTTCAATAAGTTTTCCGTTAATTAATTGACGAATTTTCACTTTATTGAAAGCTTGTCCTTTTCCTGGTTTAGTAAAATCATTTGATTCAATAACATATGGTTTGTTTTCAAATAAAATTTTAGCACCAATGCGTAAATTATTAATTAAATATGAAGGCATAGAGTTTTTAAAATTAATTATAAAGTATATTTTATTATATTTTTGGTAGTTAGACATAAACCCCCTACAGTTTGGTTAGTGTAGGGGATTTATAAAAACTTAAATAAAATCAATAAGATAGATAAGATAAAGAAACAACGAAATTACATCATTCCACCCATACCGTTACCCATTCCGCCGCCCATTCCACTAGCAGAACTTAAATCTGGAGTATCTCCTTTAGGTAAATCAGTAACCATGCATTCAGTTGTAATCATTAATCCTGCTACAGATGCAGCATATTGTAATGCTGAGCGAGTAACTTTTGTTGG is part of the Candidatus Tachikawaea gelatinosa genome and encodes:
- the efp gene encoding elongation factor P; the encoded protein is MPSYLINNLRIGAKILFENKPYVIESNDFTKPGKGQAFNKVKIRQLINGKLIEKTFRSTELINTADIFDCTLIYLYQEGELYYFMNNNNFDQLSVEQKIIGDNYQWLKNQVEYIITLWNNVPISITPPNFLELKIIKTDPSIKGETSTATTKNAILSTGASIKVPSFIEIGETVKIDTRSKSYVSRVIK
- the yfaE gene encoding class I ribonucleotide reductase maintenance protein YfaE, whose amino-acid sequence is MSDFNIVLNTSRIKLKKIHIYLNLLNILEKNNIEIEFQCRQGYCGSCRMRLLKGKIIYYKKPLAFLKKGEILPCCCYIMSNLEIQTII
- the nrdB gene encoding class Ia ribonucleoside-diphosphate reductase subunit beta; this translates as MLYTTFSQKKNNQLIEPMFFGQPVNIARFDQQKYHVFENLIEKQLSFFWRPEEIDVSHDRIDYKNLPDHEKHIFISNLKYQTLLDSIQGRSPNVAFLPIVSLPELETWIETWSFSETIHSRSYTHIIRNIVRDPSIVFEDIVDNQHIVERAKNIASYYDKLIQMISYWNLLGQGKHKINDKIINVDLYALKKQLYLCLISVNALEAIRFYVSFACSFAFAERGLMEGNAKIIRLIARDEALHLTSTQHILNLMRNGEDDLEMKKISKESEQECFDLFKDVAMQEKEWAKYLFYDGSMIGLNNDILSEYIEYVTNIRMNAIGLKLPFKTRSNPIPWINTWLVSDNVQMAPQEVEVSSYLVGQIDSSIKKDDFKSFKL
- the nrdA gene encoding class 1a ribonucleoside-diphosphate reductase subunit alpha, translating into MNHSLFVTKRDGRKELINLDKIHKVLNWAANGLNNISISQVELRSHIQFYNGIKTSDIHETIIKSAADLISCETPDYQYLAARLTIFHLRKKAYGQFDPPKLYDQVVRMVHLGKYDTHLLSDYTEKEFNEMDKFIDHWRDMNFSYAAVKQLEGKYLVQNRVTGTIYESTQFLYILIAACLFSKYSSNKRMDYIRRFYDATSTFKISLPTPIMSGVRTPTRQFSSCVLIECDDSLDSINATSSAIVKYISQRAGIGINAGRIRAVGSPIRGGEASHTGCIPFYKHFQSAVKSCSQGGVRGGAATIFYPIWHLEVENLLVLKNNRGIEDNRVRHMDYGIQINKFMYQRFLTDKKIALFSPSDVPNLYEYFFSNQKKFEKLYIKYEKNKDIRKKYIKSTDLFSLIMQERSSTGRIYIQNVDHCNTHSPFNAKIAPIRQSNLCMEIALPTKPLKHINDSSGEIALCTLSAFNLGTIKDLNEFEELANLSVRALDALLDYQDYLIPAAKISAMGRRSLGIGVINFAYYLAKNNVRYSDGSANNLIHKTFEAMQYYLLKASNELAKELGSCPYFNETNYAKGILPVHTYKKSLDEICNEPLHYDWEDLSKKIKIHGLRNSTLSALMPSETSSQISNATNGIEPPRGYISIKASKDGILRQIVPEYELLKNKYELLWDIPSNKGYFQLVGIMQKFIDQSISSNTNYDPSKFANGKIPMKKLMQDLLTAYKLGIKTLYYQNTRDGAKDMQEEMVLFFQEEGCRDGACKI